TATTTTCCCAGACAAAAATTAGTTACCTGATAATTTTACGTTTACTATAAATTTTTATTGGGCTATCAAAAATTAGATTTAAACAATAGATGATCTATTGGATTTATAGATTGTATAAATTAAATAGATATAATTTAATGTTATAATAGTATACTTTCATATGTTAATTATTTAAATATTTGTCGAATTTAACTTTTATAATTATAAAGATTTTTTTTAAATAACAAAAATCATCATTATCTAACAATGATTAATCTATACTACCTTAAACCAATAAAAATAAATCTAAAACTATATAGTTTATTTTAAAAAAATAAACAAAAACTAAATGTTTAATTATTTACTCGATAATATAAATCTATGAAGCTAAAAGTTTAATTTTAAAAAAACTTTCTAAATTTGTGAAATATTACAATATCTTTAAAGAAGACAATAAAACATTATTTTACCAATCTTTATATATATATTTTACCAATCTTTTTATATATATATATATATATATATATATTATTTTTTTTGAAACACACTTATATTAAATGATCAAACCAAAGTTAGTGGAGCCATTAAGGCCAGTTCAACAGATAGGATCTGCTTTGCTAGCTTATCAGCTTCTACATTTCTCATACGAGAGATCCAATTGAAAGAAATACATTCAAAAGATGAAGCAAGAGCTTAGATATCGGCCAAGATCCCATAGAGATCCGCCAAAGATGTGTTCTCCTTGAGTGCTTTTACTAATTCTGTTGAATCAGATTCCATCGGATTCTTGTAACTCCTAGCTCTCTGCACTTCCAGATCGCCTCCCTGAGTGCCAGAGCCTCCGCTGCTAAAGGTGACCTCACATGTTGAGCCGGTAATGAGAAAGAGGATACTCTGTTTTGCGCTTCCATTATCCATCCCAGACCTGCAACGTTCAAGTTCTCATTCCAAGCAGCATCAGATTTTAATACAGTGCAATTTGGGGGTAAGAGGAGTATCGGGGGTGGGCCAGCAGGGGGAAGAGTGGGAGCTATCTGACAGATACCCCATTCCCGAGCCAAAGCTATAGCTTTTGAAAGAGTTTCGGTGACAGAGGCAGGCTTATCATTGAAGAACAGGTTGTTTCTTGCCGTCCAAATTCCCCACAGGATCCAGGGGGCAAGTTGTCCTACTACTCCCGTTGGTGGTAAGTTCTTTCTTGTGATCAGACTGATCCACTGGTCTCTTAGCGCTATAGATCCATTGTACTCAATTCTTGGGAAAACAGGAGCCGACGTCCAAACCTGCTTCGCAAAAGCACAATGAAAGAACAAGTGATCTATAGTTTCCGGTTGATTGCAGCGTTTGCACTTCCCATCAACATTTACCAATCTTTATATATATAATTACGATTTAAATAATGAAATAATAATCCAAAAAATATATATATAGAAGAAGATACAAATACATGTGAAAATTTCAAACAATCTATTCAATAAAAAAATATAGAGTAAAATTATTATGTTTTAAAAATTAATAAACACACCTCATATATATTATAATATATGCCAATTTAGAATTGAAAACAAAATGTTTATAAAAGAAAATGAAAACAAAAACTCGCACGGTTGCGCGGGTCGAGATCTAGTAATTAATTATATGCCAATCTAAATACAATATGAGAGGATTTCAAGCATATAAAGATTAAAGATGGTGGGGGAAAACATCCTGAATATATAATACTAAGTAGTAACCCGCGCTTTGCTTGAGATTAGATATCTATATCATTGTTGATTGTATATATTATGATTATGTATAACCCATGTTCGAAAACGCGGGCTAGGCGGCCGAGTAATCGCCGGAAACACGCAAATCGGACTGCATCCGTGGCGAAATGATGTTAATTTCGTCATTTTCTAAATCATTTAACCTAATTTTTTTTTTAAAAGAAAAAACAGGCGCATACTCTACTCGAACTCAGGTCCAGGCGTATTAAACCAGCGCCTCTCACCACTAGACTATGTCAGAACAACACTAAAGGCGCACATAATTAATATATATACCCAATTACAGAAAAAATGCTCAAAATTACGCCCCGATTAATCAATGTATAATCTCCGATTAATTGATTCGGCGCTAGGCGTTACCTGACCGCACACGTTGCGCCTAACGAGTTCTCGAACATGGTGTATAACATAAGGTGTACCTTAAGTAAAACGGTTTGTAAAAACTAAAGGTATGATTCAGTTAACTATGATGTTATCAACTCTGAGATTATACGTGATTAATATGTGTAATCTGGAGTCTATGACTCGAGTTTATTTTGACTTGATGTTGATATACATGTTAACTATTCGGCAACCACTGTGATTATACATGTTTTTTTGATAAACTGTATGTTAATAAACTTCGAAAAGATAGGTCAAAACACTCAAAATTTGTTTCTTTTGGTAGATTAATGAAAATGAAAAGCAAAACCATTACTGTGTGAAATAAATAAAATATAGTTCTCGAAATTCAAAAAACAACATTGAAGCATAAAAGCAATTGAAGGTTATTCGACCCTCAAAAATATATAATTAGTTTTTAATAAAAAAAATCCCAAAATAACATAAAGCTTTCATAAGATAATATATTAAAACCTTCAACTCTCTTGAAGTTGAATCAAAATGAGCAGAATGGAACCCTGGAAGTAAAAAAGAAATAACATCAATACTATTAACATATGCTTACTAATTATGTTAACTATTGTTAGATAAAAAAATTGAAATCAGTATAAACTCACATTGATTTGTAGTACTTTATTTGAGAAATCTCAGGATCAAATAAAATATCCGAACAGCCTTCAACAGTTGTTAAATGTCTATAAACAATTAACTCCACGACCTACAAATAAGGAAACCACATCGATTTGTTTTTTTTTTTTGAGCGACCATTATATTAAAAAACGAAGAAAAGCCTTAGACATCGATTTTGTTTTTTTTTTTTGAACGACCACATCGATTTTGTTAATTCAACTACACCATGTTTTCCTTTACCACCATAGTTCCCCTGCAATATAAAAAAAATAAGCACAATCATAACGTCTGTTTGAAAACAAATTATTTATTTTTTTAAAAAAAATTCACCACCATCTAACGTCTAATGATTTTATATATGCAATTCATAAAGACATTCCAATCTAAAAACAAAGATATAATTATAATTAGTTTATAAATCCAATTTCACAACAAATAAAAACAGAATACATTTAAATTCAAAACGAACAACAAAATCCAGCAAATCTGCAAATTTCCCTATTTATTTGGTACAAATCAAAATATCATAGACAAAATCATCAATTTAGAATCCAGTATATTATAATTTGAGAAAATGACTAGGATAGCACTAAAAAAGTTTTTGTCACAAATATAGCTTTTAAGAATAAAAATGACTAAAATAGCATTTAATGTTTTATCAAAAGAGATAAATATACACTTATACCCCAATGGTAAATTAATTTAGACATTAGGGTTTAGAGTTAAGGGGTGGGGTTTAGGATTTAGAATTTAGGATTTAGGATTTAGGGTTTAGGGTTTAGGGCTTAGGGTTTGGAGTTTAGGGTTTAGGGTTTAGAGTTTAGGGGTGAGGTTTAGGGTTTNNNNNNNNNNNNNNNNNNNNNNNNNNNNNNNNNNNNNNNNNNNNNNNNNNNNNNNNNNNNNNNNNNNNNNNNNNNNNNNNNNNNNGGATAAGATTTCAAATTTTGAAAAATAAAAAAAAATTATTTTTTTCAAAATATAAATTGCTATTTTGGTCATTTTAGTTTTTGAGAGCTATTTTTGTGACATAAACTTAGAAATGTGCTATTTTGGAGATTTGCTCTTATAATTTTCCTATAACTAATAACATTTACGCCTATTATAAAGTAGATAAGCACAAAATTGTTTCCTTTTTACGCCTACACTCATAGAACAAGCACGAGATCTTATCATTTCCTTTTTCAAATCATAACCACTAAGTATTTAAAGAAAACTGAATATATGATGGCACCCAAAATTCAAATTAACACTAACAAAATCTTAGTCTATCCTATATTATGGACTTTTAACGTTAAAACAGAATCAACAAAATATTTTTTTCATTTATTTCGGCATAATCTGATTGTCCCCATTGTAATCGCCTTTCTCACAGAGAAAGATGGAGATCGGGATGTTTTAAATTTCCTTTTCTATTTTTTTTTCATAATACAAACGGTCTTCTCCATGTAAAAAAAAAGGATTTGGATTAGTTGGACCATTTGAACAGATATTTTAAAAAAATTAATTAGATCAATACAAATATGGCTCAGCTTAAATTACCTTATCTAAGTTGGGTTTTTAATTTTTTTCAAAAGTTTAGCTTGCATATATTTATGAAATGACTCAATATTGTTGTTATAGTGTAATCAAATGCATGTTTGCTTTTTTTTTTTTTTTTAAAAAGCAAAAACTATTAGAGAAATTATGTTACAGACTCAGTATTATCGATGGCGAATCAATCTCCGCCCAGACCAGAGTTGAAGAATAGGGCATGACTTCATAAGAAGAACAAAACAGAGCTTTTCTCAAATTGATTAAAATAAAAAAGACACCATAACCCAATAAGCCATTCATATGAAAAAAAGGCATTTGAGAATGCCTTTCATGTTGTAAGAGAGCGTAAGACTGTTAGATCAAGACGATGGTGATGACCAATATTCGAACCAAGGCCTTGAGGATTCGGAACGTTAAGCTTTCTTACCACAAACCTATGGTCATATTTGGTCCCTCCCATTCAGCCTACTATTTTGTTTAACGTAAAAGGTGGAGGCCTTTTTCTTCACGAACGGATTTAACTGTTTTAAGCCCATATTGAGAGTCGTATTACGCCCACTTTTTTCTTCTACACTCCAAAAAAATGTATCCAAACTTAGCTTAATATAACAAAATCTACAAATTAAGATCCAAGAAGAGTGCATTTTTGTATTTAAAAAACGATGAATTTACCTTTGTTCAGTTTCTTATGTAAATTTTAGTTTAATTGAATCTATTTATTATAAAGAAAATGACATGAAACTACCAAGCATTAAATTTTGTTTCTTTTGACTCAGACATGTCAACGTGTTGATTTTTAAGTACACCCTCTACATCTCTTTACATACAAATTTCAGAATGATGATCAACAAAGATGAGGTAAAACCGTAAAAGTATTAAACATGGTTCATATCTCATTGCTTCATATAATTTACATGGATATTAAAGTATTGAAAACTAGTTTCAAAGTTAAAAAGAAAATCTGAAGACGTATTCAACGTAAAAGCATTGTATTGTAAATGGATTTGCTACCATGCAAATATCAAAACATTGGAATATGAAAATTTGTTGTTGTTGTTGTAAAAATGGTCATTTTCATGAAGTTTCATTCCAATACCCTTTACGTAAATAAAGTAAAGAAAAATAAATTAAAGTATTGGAAAGCTATCGACATAACAATCAAAGTGGACCATTAGATCAGAACATGGTTGATGAATCGGACGGCGTGGAATCAACCAAGTTGAGAATGCTATTCCAGTAGTTCTTGTTGTCCTCATAGTAGCTGTAGTCACTCTCATTGACCTCGACCGCGCCTGCAACGGTCTCCTCGTCTTTTTTACCGGTGGAGAGACTCCGATCACCTGAATCACCGAGCAGAAGGAGGCTGGTGAATCCTTCTTCGACTCCTTCTGTCGGACAGTTGATCTGCCTCATCCAGTCGTGGTCGGAATCTTTGACATCGGAGGAGGTGGAAGAAGACAAGGCGAACTCAGTCACGTTCGGAACGCTGTTATTCTCTCGCGAAGGCATGATCATCAGATGGTGATTCTCGGAGAATGTCACCGTCGACGTCGGTGATTCAAGCTGTTGTTCTCCGTTTCCTGTCGGAACATTCATCATTGTATATATAAACTATCAAAGAAATATTTAGTTTTCAAGATCACAACAATATCTCTTCTTACCTTGGTTTGGTTTTGTCCAATTTGTTGATGATGCCTTGTGAGACAAGCAATGATTAGGAGCTGCTGCTTTGTTGTTTTGGTAGTGCTGTAAATGGAGAAGCTTTGATTCTCTAGCTAGCCTTGCTTCAGCTTCGAGTCGAGCACTCTCCCATTGAGCCATGTGGCTAAGCGTGGCTGCTGCGCTTTTGGACTGACCTGTGGAAGACATTAGAGTCTCGTTTTTGTGCTTGTGAGTCACTGGATCTATCCCCATTTTAACCAGACGTTTCTTCAAGTGTGTGTTCCAGTAGTTTTTGATCTCGTTGTCTGTCCTTTTTGCTAAATGAGTTGCAATCGCTGACCATCTATGACAATCATGACACAAACACAACAGAGATAAGTACAATTTTTTTTTTTTTTTGATAAAATGTTAAGATTATACCAAAAGGAACAGAGATAAATACAATTTGATGATCCTTTAAGAGAATTTGTGATTTGAGTCTCACCTGTTTCCGAGGAGAGCGTGGAGTTGAATGATGGTTTGTTCTTCTTGAACAGTGAATTTGCCTCTCTTGATGTCAGGTCTTAGGTAATTAGTCCATCTCAGTCTGCAACTCTTTCCACATCTTTGGAGACCTACATGGAGTTTGGAATAAATAAGAGAAGAAGGTTTGAATAGAGGTAGAAAAGTGGAAGTTAGTTACCAGCTTTCTCAGGCAAAGAGCGCCAGCTTCCATGGCCATGTTCTTCAATGTAAGCTAAAAGTTTCTGATCCTCTTCTGGTGTCCATGGCCCTTTCTTTAGCCCAGCCTTATCACAGCACGGCGATCTTCCCATTACAAATTATGCTAAAGCTACTGAAGAGAAGAGAGAAGGCTTCTTCTTTTTGTTATCTTATAAAATATCTTCAACGTGATTTATGGTGTAATGTAGTGTATGAGGTGGTAGTAGTAGTCATTAGATGATGATGATGATAGTCCACAAAAGCTGCTCTCTTGGCTTGAGTCTTGATTTATAGAGGGAGAGACACAACAGAAGATGTCTCTCTATTTAGGTTCTGTAAGAGCCTCTTTCCCACGGTCTTTGACATGGATTGGCATTCAATTAGATGGGGCCGAGATGAGTTATTACCCTTGTGGTTCTAACACTTAATTTTCCTTTTAACGATTCAACAGAGCACCCAAAGATTAGCCATCTTATTGCACAAAGTAAATGGTTAATTTTCAGAACCTGGAGTAAGTTTTCATCTATCCATAGATGCTCTAGGTTTCTTATTACTGGTATCCTAATAAAGTATGGTTTCTTGAAAGCTACAAAGTAATCATTGTTCTCTCTCTCTCTCTCTTAGCTATAACTAGTTACCGTAATTAGTTACACTCCTTTTATCAAAAACGTGTTTGTTGATTTCTTTCTTTCACATTTTTGCTAGCTTTTACTAGGGACTCCACAACAGTAAATGCTGTTAAATGGCGGTGAAGAAGAGGAAGCTGGCACTATAATTGGAAAAGCAAATCAGACAGAGAGAATTGATGAGATTTGGAGTAACTTAGAGCAAATTTTTTTGTTACGATCTGTAGACTCTAATAATACTATAATAGTAGTTGCAAGTTATTAGTTGGTTGTCTAACATGGCACTAACATAGACTTCTTCTTTATTCAGAAGGCTATAACCGCGGCAAACACCAATATATTTGAAAATTTACTGCTTAAGCATGCAGGCCACAGTAACTTTTGAAGAGATTTTTAACCTTGTTAATAAACAGAGAAAGCATTTTTGTGGTGGGGAGCAAGAAGAAAG
This sequence is a window from Brassica oleracea var. oleracea cultivar TO1000 chromosome C1, BOL, whole genome shotgun sequence. Protein-coding genes within it:
- the LOC106342587 gene encoding transcription factor MYB34-like, which codes for MGRSPCCDKAGLKKGPWTPEEDQKLLAYIEEHGHGSWRSLPEKAGLQRCGKSCRLRWTNYLRPDIKRGKFTVQEEQTIIQLHALLGNRWSAIATHLAKRTDNEIKNYWNTHLKKRLVKMGIDPVTHKHKNETLMSSTGQSKSAAATLSHMAQWESARLEAEARLARESKLLHLQHYQNNKAAAPNHCLSHKASSTNWTKPNQGNGEQQLESPTSTVTFSENHHLMIMPSRENNSVPNVTEFALSSSTSSDVKDSDHDWMRQINCPTEGVEEGFTSLLLLGDSGDRSLSTGKKDEETVAGAVEVNESDYSYYEDNKNYWNSILNLVDSTPSDSSTMF